One region of Manduca sexta isolate Smith_Timp_Sample1 chromosome 25, JHU_Msex_v1.0, whole genome shotgun sequence genomic DNA includes:
- the LOC115441479 gene encoding 28S ribosomal protein S31, mitochondrial — MLTRLRLKRDFRVIIRYFSDKPTDNGKTPEISPKSQEQSNKKDVATEKIQELLKSMMAQPTIDEAEYREKFATAPGRPRRPKDDEIEVKTEKIEESITKAAGDVAQAIGGNVKQTEAELLSKILGKINQSSTSLSDLLIGMKVDRSKDSDDKLQTQTRGQQVKRLVSSAKAEVQATRYNQRKKKPTAPETAPPRSALPQPMSINIFSGKPLGIFKVNEQNYGTTLEMWENLKQRELTLATMQPPTNYFEKMILWTEQGKVWKFPIDNEQGLDEEKSVHFSEHIFIDSHLEDWCPKRGPIRHFMELVCTGLSKNPFYTVQEKRDHITWYREYFESKKDLLMEVGAWDVQPSEANAEK, encoded by the exons atgttaaccaG aCTTCGTTTAAAACGGGACTTTAGAGTAATCATTCGATATTTCTCGGATAAACCTACCGATAATGGTAAAACTCCAGAAATTAGCCCTAAATCCCAAGaacaaagtaacaaaaaagATGTAGCGACGGAAAAGATACAGGAACTTTTAAAGAGTATGATGGCACAACCCACAATAGACGAGGCGGAGTACAGAGAAAAGTTCGCTACTGCGCCAGGAAGACCCCGGAGACCGAAAGACGACGAAATTGAAGTTAAAACGGAGAAGATAG AGGAGAGTATAACAAAGGCAGCCGGTGATGTAGCTCAAGCAATCGGAGGCAACGTCAAACAAACTGAAGCAGAGCTACTGTCCAAGATCCTTGGCAAAATTAATCAGTCATCCACTTCTCTTAG TGATCTACTGATTGGCATGAAGGTGGATCGAAGCAAAGATAGTGATGATAAACTTCAAACTCAAACCAGAGGGCAGCAAGTGAAGCGACTGGTCAGCAGTGCTAAAGCAGAGGTCCAGGCCACACGGTACAACCAGAGGAAGAAAAAACCTACAGCCCCAGAAACAGCACCACCAAGAAG TGCCCTCCCTCAACCAATGAGTATAAACATCTTCAGTGGAAAGCCACTGGGTATTTTCAAAGTAAATGAACAAAACTACGGAACAACATTGGAAATGTGGGAGAACTTGAAGCAAAGAGAATTGACTCTCGCCACAATGCAACCACCCACCAACTATTTTGAGAAAATGATTCTTTGGACAGAACAGGGAAAAGTGTGGAAGTTCCCCATTGATAATGAACAAG GACTGGACGAAGAGAAAAGTGTCCATTTTTCAGAACATATTTTCATAGACTCCCACCTTGAAGACTGGTGTCCCAAGAGAGGTCCCATCAGACATTTCATGGAGCTGGTCTGCACAGGTCTGTCAAAGAATCCCTTCTACACAGTCCAAGAGAAGAGAGATCACATCACATGGTACAGGGAATATTTCGAGTCCAAAAAGGATTTACTCATGGAAGTTGGTGCATGGGATGTTCAACCAAGTGAAGCTAATGCAGAAAAATAG